Proteins encoded within one genomic window of Zestosphaera sp.:
- a CDS encoding 5-oxoprolinase subunit PxpA, with product MLPLVRRIDLNTDAGESFGRWRLVDEGELFKHVSSASIACGFHAGDPASIWGSVRLAKSLGVAVGAHPGFPDLMGFGRREMGVDFDDLKAYIVYQLGALEAFLRVEGLRLQHVKAHGALYNMAWVREDYARAIAEAVASYDRGLIVVAPYGSRAARAAEELGLKVAYEAFIDRGYMPDGRLAPRGAPGALISDVSKAVERALSIIDKGVLQALDGSPVEIRAHTLCIHGDSPKAVEFAKSVKASLREFGVEIKPMSEVV from the coding sequence GTGCTTCCGTTGGTTAGGAGAATAGACCTGAACACGGACGCTGGGGAGTCGTTCGGCAGGTGGAGGTTAGTTGATGAGGGGGAGCTCTTCAAACACGTCTCCTCAGCCAGCATAGCATGTGGCTTCCACGCAGGGGATCCGGCAAGCATCTGGGGTTCTGTTAGGCTTGCTAAGTCCCTCGGGGTTGCTGTGGGCGCTCACCCAGGCTTCCCGGACCTGATGGGTTTCGGGAGAAGGGAGATGGGGGTTGACTTCGATGATTTAAAGGCATACATAGTCTATCAGCTCGGCGCTCTGGAGGCTTTCCTGAGGGTTGAGGGACTCAGGCTTCAGCACGTTAAGGCTCACGGGGCTCTCTACAACATGGCGTGGGTTAGGGAGGACTACGCTAGGGCGATCGCCGAGGCCGTGGCCTCCTACGATAGGGGGCTCATAGTGGTGGCGCCGTACGGGTCGAGGGCGGCTAGGGCTGCTGAGGAGTTGGGTCTGAAGGTGGCTTACGAGGCGTTCATAGACAGAGGTTACATGCCGGATGGCAGGCTGGCCCCTAGGGGGGCTCCAGGCGCCCTCATATCGGACGTCAGCAAGGCCGTGGAGAGGGCCTTAAGCATAATTGATAAGGGGGTCCTGCAGGCGTTGGACGGCAGCCCCGTGGAAATCAGGGCGCACACTCTATGCATCCACGGCGACAGTCCTAAGGCTGTGGAGTTCGCCAAATCAGTTAAGGCCAGCCTCAGGGAATTCGGCGTCGAGATCAAGCCGATGTCAGAGGTTGTTTAG
- a CDS encoding ArsA family ATPase, translating into MSVLTELLKPLEGEPHVIVVLGKGGVGKTSTSILVANELRSQGRTLLVSFDPAKHILKYLGLRKPMETVEVAENLSACQLDIEASARKLMSSYSDLMAEMFPSLTVLNLEDVTKAMKYAPGVEEEVFLRWLADTYGDKGYKHVVVDTPPTGVSLRTLALPRLYLLWLDKLINIRERIVSLRYVIAKTLGKEFEMRDPALKKLYELKNTYSRVKEVLSNPLRTSYIVVTNPEPLPMFELREILNFLENELTIKPKLLVMNKVLPDEVAASLGTYAEQAETLREFRSIECRSIMIPHASSPPSSLEDIVKLRDTVVVVRGYA; encoded by the coding sequence GTGAGTGTTTTAACTGAGTTGCTTAAGCCCCTTGAAGGGGAGCCTCACGTAATCGTGGTGTTGGGGAAGGGCGGCGTCGGCAAGACCTCGACATCCATTTTAGTAGCTAACGAGTTGAGGTCTCAGGGCAGGACCCTCCTAGTGAGTTTCGACCCGGCTAAACACATACTGAAGTACCTTGGCTTACGCAAGCCTATGGAGACCGTGGAGGTTGCGGAGAACCTCTCGGCATGCCAGCTGGACATAGAGGCTTCAGCCAGGAAGTTGATGTCGAGCTACTCAGACCTCATGGCTGAGATGTTTCCGTCACTTACAGTCCTCAACCTGGAGGACGTCACTAAAGCCATGAAGTATGCGCCAGGGGTGGAGGAGGAGGTGTTTCTAAGGTGGCTGGCTGACACGTACGGGGACAAAGGTTATAAGCATGTCGTGGTCGACACGCCGCCGACAGGCGTCTCCCTCAGAACCCTAGCCCTGCCGAGGCTCTACCTGCTCTGGCTCGACAAGCTGATCAACATCAGGGAGAGGATAGTGTCACTCAGATACGTCATAGCTAAGACCCTCGGCAAGGAGTTCGAGATGAGGGACCCAGCGTTGAAAAAACTCTACGAACTGAAGAACACATACTCCAGAGTCAAGGAGGTGCTAAGCAATCCCTTAAGAACGTCGTACATAGTAGTCACGAACCCGGAACCCCTGCCGATGTTCGAGCTGAGGGAGATCCTCAACTTCCTAGAAAACGAGTTAACCATTAAACCTAAGCTCTTAGTGATGAATAAAGTCCTTCCAGATGAAGTGGCCGCTAGTCTGGGAACTTACGCCGAGCAGGCGGAGACGCTCAGGGAGTTCAGGTCTATAGAATGCAGGTCCATCATGATCCCGCATGCCAGCAGCCCACCTTCCAGTCTTGAGGATATAGTTAAGTTAAGAGACACTGTAGTTGTAGTCAGGGGGTATGCATGA
- a CDS encoding sodium:solute symporter family protein translates to MVDVEAWQITLSIIFIYCLSVVIVGFLSGRVLKKSLEDFYVLSRRAGIIVTFLATAATYHSAFAFLTSVATYATTGVTWWVASSAWTTGAAVFMYLAGTRLMKLGKARGHISPADALADFYRSEALRVLVAVVMAVFVIAYIVVQAVGLGLIMDIGSSGNVPYMWGSLILMLVTTLYLVLGGLRAAYWTDVLQGVWMYVGVIIAGVMILQRLAPGGVPELMNQVRTIKPSLLTMNWDPLMMLGAIMIYAPGLMLLPHLWIKYYVAKDEKALKTSALGTAVYLSSYYIPTALVGLAAAVVNAVGMPGVLDKGFISALTAKYGSSDAVMAVMIYTFLHPALAGFLLAGAAAAAMSTLDSFLGSTSLILVRDIYQRYVRPGKPEGEYVTVSRVLMLVWLLIGWYFAILKPGLIFDVTSIAVAGGLQLLPLTLQMIIPRRKLINRNGAVAGFAVGSIAVALFTAQTGKYFGMPVTYHAAIAGLIGLVVNTVLALLISAFTKTADGEKKVFEEYMRLLYMK, encoded by the coding sequence GTGGTTGATGTGGAGGCATGGCAAATCACGCTCTCAATAATCTTCATATACTGCCTTTCCGTAGTGATCGTTGGGTTTCTGTCCGGCAGGGTGCTTAAAAAATCTCTTGAGGACTTCTATGTGTTAAGCAGGCGTGCAGGCATTATAGTCACATTCCTTGCCACAGCTGCCACATATCACAGCGCATTCGCGTTCCTGACGAGCGTGGCTACCTACGCGACTACTGGAGTGACGTGGTGGGTTGCTTCCTCGGCCTGGACTACAGGAGCCGCGGTCTTCATGTACTTGGCTGGAACTAGATTAATGAAGTTAGGTAAGGCCAGAGGCCACATATCACCCGCTGATGCCCTGGCAGACTTCTACAGGAGTGAAGCGCTGAGAGTCCTCGTCGCCGTGGTCATGGCGGTCTTCGTCATAGCGTACATAGTTGTTCAGGCCGTCGGGCTGGGCCTAATTATGGACATAGGTAGCAGCGGAAACGTACCATATATGTGGGGCTCACTCATATTAATGCTGGTCACAACACTCTACTTAGTCTTAGGCGGGCTCCGGGCGGCGTACTGGACCGACGTGCTTCAGGGCGTGTGGATGTACGTAGGAGTCATAATCGCTGGGGTTATGATACTGCAGAGGCTTGCTCCGGGCGGCGTGCCTGAGTTGATGAATCAGGTCAGGACCATCAAGCCATCCCTGCTCACCATGAACTGGGACCCCCTCATGATGTTGGGTGCCATAATGATATACGCCCCGGGACTCATGCTCTTACCGCACCTCTGGATAAAATATTACGTCGCCAAAGACGAGAAGGCGTTGAAGACCTCAGCGCTCGGGACGGCCGTGTACCTCTCCTCCTACTACATACCGACGGCGCTGGTAGGGCTTGCCGCCGCAGTCGTGAACGCCGTCGGCATGCCCGGAGTCCTGGACAAGGGCTTCATATCCGCGCTCACCGCTAAGTATGGGAGTTCCGACGCAGTGATGGCCGTCATGATATACACGTTCCTGCACCCTGCCCTGGCGGGCTTCCTGCTCGCGGGGGCCGCCGCAGCAGCGATGTCCACCCTGGACTCCTTCCTCGGCTCGACCTCCCTAATACTGGTTAGGGATATTTATCAGAGGTACGTAAGGCCCGGTAAGCCGGAGGGCGAGTACGTCACTGTAAGCAGGGTCCTCATGCTGGTGTGGCTCCTCATAGGCTGGTACTTCGCCATACTGAAGCCCGGCCTGATATTTGACGTGACGTCCATAGCGGTCGCCGGGGGCCTGCAGCTACTCCCACTCACACTGCAGATGATAATACCTAGGAGGAAGCTGATTAACAGGAACGGCGCTGTGGCGGGCTTCGCCGTAGGCTCCATAGCGGTCGCCCTCTTCACAGCGCAGACCGGAAAGTACTTCGGCATGCCGGTCACCTACCACGCCGCCATAGCTGGACTGATAGGGCTTGTCGTTAACACGGTTCTGGCGCTGCTGATCAGCGCGTTCACTAAGACTGCCGATGGGGAGAAGAAGGTTTTCGAGGAGTACATGAGGCTACTCTACATGAAGTAG
- the pxpB gene encoding 5-oxoprolinase subunit PxpB, whose translation MGSSEVRIISSGGYVIHVDVCKDVTPECVKAMHKLYYTLKRELSGLVEELVTGVTSLALFYDPRSTSSSELVKKVRELWEWSRQVELSEVYRPRRFTVPVAYGGELGPDLQSVASWAGLREEEVVALHTSRSYTCYTLGFTPGFLYLGEVDPKIAAPRLETPRVKIPAGSVGIAGKMTGVYGLESPGGWRLIGRTPLIMFDYRRDPPIPIAPGDVVTFKPVSVEEFSRLRGLYVGEYSG comes from the coding sequence ATGGGGTCCTCCGAAGTAAGGATCATTAGTAGCGGGGGCTACGTAATCCACGTGGACGTCTGCAAGGACGTCACCCCTGAGTGCGTTAAGGCTATGCACAAGCTGTACTACACGCTTAAGAGGGAGCTCTCAGGGCTCGTTGAGGAGTTGGTGACCGGGGTGACGTCTCTTGCGTTGTTCTACGACCCGAGGTCAACGTCCAGCAGCGAGCTAGTCAAGAAGGTCAGGGAGTTGTGGGAGTGGAGTCGGCAGGTCGAGTTAAGCGAGGTCTACAGACCGAGAAGATTCACGGTTCCCGTAGCTTACGGCGGTGAGTTAGGGCCGGATCTGCAGTCAGTCGCTTCTTGGGCGGGTTTGAGGGAGGAGGAGGTTGTGGCGCTCCATACTTCAAGGAGCTACACGTGCTACACGCTGGGCTTCACGCCGGGCTTCCTCTACCTAGGTGAGGTGGATCCTAAAATAGCGGCGCCCAGACTGGAGACGCCTAGAGTCAAGATACCAGCGGGCTCCGTCGGCATAGCGGGTAAGATGACAGGTGTGTACGGTCTTGAAAGCCCGGGAGGCTGGAGGTTGATAGGCAGGACACCCCTCATTATGTTTGACTACAGGAGGGATCCGCCGATACCTATAGCTCCGGGCGACGTGGTGACCTTCAAGCCCGTGAGTGTGGAGGAGTTCAGCAGGCTCAGAGGCCTGTACGTGGGTGAGTACAGTGGTTAA
- a CDS encoding SLC13 family permease, with protein sequence MDARQLIALGVLIYLVLSLILRSRRPKTPVWALMALASSLVVVGGLVEVDELGSTIDLDVILFLIGMFSLVSLAESSGLLAAISLSLISRFRRRSHLLYAASLLFGVLSALAVNDTVALMGPPIAYVISRATSIDPKALFLLLAFSVTIGSAMTPIGNPQNVLIAVESGIEAPFLTFVKVLALPTLANLILTAYIIKRVYRVSDAPVELTALPQEAISSRRDALLAGAGLAAVITALVMNDLLELSGLPHVTSRGLIPFVIAAGLYVFSTNPRGLLKSVDWGTVIFFITMFITMDGIWRSGVLQPLLLYMVPTRLEGIRNVVAITATSVILSQALSNVPFVKLFIHYMQSLGYDSSNTISWITLAMSSTIAGNLTLLGAASNIIILEALETRLHYTISFKEFTKVGSVVTLANLLVYSAYLTLLHLLPVA encoded by the coding sequence ATGGATGCGAGGCAACTGATTGCGTTGGGTGTTCTGATTTACTTAGTACTCTCCCTCATCCTCAGGTCCAGGCGTCCTAAGACCCCTGTGTGGGCCCTCATGGCTCTAGCGTCTTCCCTGGTAGTTGTTGGCGGGTTGGTTGAGGTGGATGAGCTGGGTTCCACCATAGATCTGGACGTCATACTGTTTCTCATCGGCATGTTCAGCCTGGTCTCCCTCGCCGAGTCCTCCGGTCTCCTGGCCGCTATCTCGTTATCCCTGATCTCCAGGTTCAGGAGGAGGAGTCACCTGCTCTACGCCGCGTCCCTCCTATTCGGGGTTCTCTCAGCGTTGGCAGTCAACGACACTGTGGCCCTGATGGGGCCGCCCATAGCGTACGTGATTTCAAGAGCTACCTCCATAGACCCTAAGGCGTTGTTCCTTCTCCTAGCGTTCTCCGTGACTATAGGGTCTGCAATGACCCCCATAGGGAATCCTCAGAACGTCCTGATAGCTGTTGAGTCAGGCATCGAGGCGCCTTTCCTAACCTTCGTGAAGGTCCTAGCGCTACCCACGCTGGCGAACTTAATTCTGACCGCATACATCATCAAGAGGGTATACAGGGTTAGCGATGCCCCGGTAGAGCTCACAGCATTGCCTCAGGAAGCTATAAGCAGCAGGAGAGACGCCCTACTGGCTGGGGCAGGACTTGCGGCCGTCATCACAGCGCTCGTGATGAACGACCTCCTCGAGCTCTCCGGCCTCCCACACGTAACTAGCAGGGGCCTCATACCATTTGTAATAGCCGCCGGCCTCTACGTATTCTCAACAAACCCCAGAGGGCTGCTGAAGTCTGTTGACTGGGGTACCGTGATCTTCTTCATAACTATGTTCATAACTATGGATGGTATCTGGCGTAGCGGCGTGCTCCAGCCCCTCTTACTCTACATGGTTCCTACAAGACTCGAAGGTATTCGTAATGTGGTAGCGATAACCGCTACCTCAGTGATCTTGAGTCAGGCCTTAAGTAACGTGCCCTTCGTCAAGCTGTTCATACACTACATGCAGTCCCTCGGGTATGACTCAAGCAACACCATTTCATGGATTACGCTGGCCATGTCGTCAACTATAGCGGGTAACTTAACGCTACTGGGGGCAGCGTCCAACATAATAATCCTGGAGGCTCTGGAGACAAGGCTTCACTACACGATTTCATTCAAAGAATTCACTAAGGTTGGATCCGTAGTCACTTTGGCCAACCTGCTGGTTTATTCAGCGTATTTAACACTACTGCACCTCCTTCCCGTCGCTTAA
- a CDS encoding biotin-dependent carboxyltransferase family protein, with protein sequence MVNLHITYLAGVATVQDLGRHGYRTLGVPISGALDITSASYANALVGNAVGAALMELIGSIRLRGDGDLIVAVTGGLPKVYVDQYEIPPWRPVYLKSGKELVVRPSDRGNVYYVAVAGGIECESVLGSRSTYVRGGFGCLGRPLRTGDTLVSADVDVDGLWARLYNLRPALNIDEKLPKTGETIVVRATKGIHADQLEDLGTLLRSEYVVTLESDRMGYRLDGPSLGSASRLGRLPSIPTDRGYVQIPPDGKPIILMSDAQTTGGYAVALHAVPPDLDILAQARPGRRVRFVEVGVDEAERLTSNYLNEVERPSLTTEESDEYWG encoded by the coding sequence GTGGTTAACCTCCACATCACCTACCTAGCCGGAGTGGCCACGGTGCAGGACCTCGGCAGACACGGCTACAGGACCCTCGGGGTACCGATCTCCGGGGCTCTCGACATCACGTCCGCTTCCTACGCCAACGCCCTCGTGGGGAATGCGGTGGGTGCGGCGTTGATGGAGCTCATCGGCTCCATTAGGCTGAGGGGTGACGGGGACCTAATCGTCGCCGTGACGGGCGGCCTTCCCAAAGTGTACGTTGATCAATACGAGATCCCTCCCTGGAGGCCTGTCTACCTGAAGTCAGGTAAAGAGTTGGTAGTGCGTCCCTCAGACAGAGGTAATGTCTACTACGTAGCTGTGGCCGGGGGTATAGAGTGTGAGAGCGTGTTAGGCAGCAGGTCAACATACGTTAGGGGTGGCTTCGGATGTTTGGGGAGGCCGCTCAGGACGGGTGACACGCTAGTAAGCGCTGATGTGGACGTGGATGGTCTGTGGGCTAGGTTGTATAACTTAAGGCCGGCTTTAAACATTGACGAGAAGCTCCCTAAAACCGGCGAGACCATAGTCGTTAGAGCCACTAAAGGCATCCACGCTGATCAACTGGAGGACCTGGGCACGCTTCTTAGGTCGGAGTACGTGGTTACGCTGGAGAGCGACCGTATGGGGTACAGGCTGGACGGGCCCTCCCTTGGGTCAGCTTCGAGGCTGGGTAGACTGCCATCAATACCTACTGACAGGGGGTATGTTCAGATACCGCCGGACGGGAAGCCCATAATCCTGATGTCCGATGCGCAGACTACGGGCGGTTATGCAGTAGCCCTCCATGCAGTACCGCCAGACCTGGATATCCTAGCGCAGGCTAGGCCAGGGCGTAGGGTCAGGTTCGTTGAGGTAGGTGTTGATGAAGCGGAGAGGCTTACCTCCAACTACCTCAACGAGGTGGAGAGGCCTTCCCTAACGACTGAGGAGAGCGATGAGTACTGGGGCTGA
- the thrS gene encoding threonine--tRNA ligase has translation MLKPEVLARAGLILQYAVSREVAWLRPAGCSVAEDGFKCDFIPTSGMWPGEDLVRKIERTVLEVESSSQASISYVGVADDDLLRLLGRRAAYSVNGIEVFLESEVRPSSSVVKAILVRNVSAHNPMPGVSLVRLIGVAFDDAGEYSRWLEYYEEALRRDHRILGQKLELFGFYDEAGPGLVIYHPKGQVIREELMRLVREMNSRLGYSEVYTPHVYKSVLWRMSGHYDLYRDKMVLAEVDGEEYGVKPMNCPGHILIFKSKTRSYRDLPIRLAEFGTVYRWEKRGELYGLLRVRGFTQDDGHAFVREDQVRDEVKNIVREVFNLLALFGIARENTRIYLSTRPKRYIGSEEVWDKATAALRQALDDLGIPYEVREGEGAFYGPKIDVHFRDSLGRWWQCTTIQVDFALPERFNLEYIDSDGSKRRPVMIHRAILGSIERFMAILIEEFEGRLPTWLSPTQAVVIPVSREVTDYAQRVAELLRSAGFRVHEDLSEETVQKKVKMAYEQAIPYVIVVGQREAKRGTVTVRGRGNLQAGDVPLNTFIEALAKEVNGRALKQDALLNLLKMKAASSDTS, from the coding sequence ATGCTGAAGCCCGAGGTCCTAGCCCGCGCGGGCCTGATCCTGCAGTACGCGGTTTCTAGGGAGGTCGCGTGGCTGAGGCCTGCTGGATGTAGCGTTGCTGAGGACGGGTTTAAGTGCGACTTCATACCTACCTCCGGGATGTGGCCTGGGGAGGATCTAGTCAGGAAGATTGAGAGGACTGTTCTGGAGGTTGAGAGTTCCTCGCAAGCAAGCATAAGCTATGTTGGTGTGGCTGACGACGACCTCCTCAGGCTGCTTGGACGTAGGGCCGCCTACTCAGTAAACGGTATTGAGGTGTTTCTGGAGTCTGAGGTGAGGCCCTCCTCAAGCGTTGTGAAGGCCATCCTGGTGCGGAACGTGTCTGCACACAACCCGATGCCGGGCGTTAGCTTGGTTAGGTTGATAGGCGTTGCCTTCGACGATGCTGGTGAATACAGTAGGTGGCTGGAGTACTATGAGGAGGCGCTCAGGAGGGATCACAGGATCTTAGGACAGAAGCTGGAGCTCTTCGGATTCTATGATGAGGCGGGTCCGGGCTTAGTGATTTACCACCCTAAGGGTCAGGTGATTAGGGAGGAGTTAATGAGGCTCGTTAGGGAGATGAACTCTAGGCTGGGGTACAGTGAGGTCTACACGCCGCACGTCTACAAGTCCGTCCTGTGGAGGATGAGCGGTCACTACGACCTCTACAGGGATAAGATGGTCTTGGCTGAGGTCGACGGTGAGGAGTACGGCGTTAAGCCTATGAACTGTCCGGGCCACATACTCATCTTTAAGAGTAAGACGCGTAGCTACAGGGACCTGCCGATCAGGCTGGCTGAATTCGGCACCGTCTACCGGTGGGAGAAGAGAGGTGAGCTCTACGGGCTCCTCAGGGTAAGGGGCTTCACCCAGGATGACGGTCATGCGTTCGTGAGGGAGGACCAGGTCAGGGATGAGGTTAAGAACATAGTGAGGGAGGTCTTCAACCTCCTCGCGTTGTTCGGCATAGCTAGGGAGAACACCAGGATCTACCTATCCACGAGGCCTAAGAGGTACATAGGTTCGGAGGAGGTTTGGGATAAGGCTACTGCCGCGCTTAGGCAGGCTTTAGACGATTTAGGAATTCCGTACGAGGTCAGGGAGGGTGAGGGGGCTTTCTACGGACCCAAGATAGACGTGCACTTCAGGGATTCGCTGGGCAGGTGGTGGCAATGCACTACCATCCAAGTGGACTTCGCCCTCCCAGAGAGGTTTAACCTCGAGTACATCGATAGTGACGGTAGCAAGAGGAGGCCCGTCATGATTCACAGAGCCATACTGGGCAGTATAGAGCGGTTCATGGCTATACTGATTGAGGAGTTTGAGGGGAGGCTGCCGACGTGGCTCAGCCCGACGCAAGCCGTGGTGATCCCCGTGTCCAGGGAGGTCACAGACTACGCTCAGAGGGTGGCTGAACTCCTACGTAGTGCAGGGTTCAGGGTGCACGAAGACTTAAGCGAGGAGACGGTGCAGAAGAAGGTAAAGATGGCCTACGAGCAGGCGATACCGTACGTCATCGTCGTCGGCCAGAGGGAAGCTAAACGCGGAACTGTCACAGTAAGGGGTAGGGGCAACCTGCAGGCAGGGGATGTACCCCTCAACACATTCATAGAGGCCCTTGCGAAGGAGGTAAACGGCAGGGCATTAAAACAGGACGCCCTGCTAAACCTGCTTAAGATGAAAGCCGCATCCTCGGACACTAGTTGA
- a CDS encoding carbon starvation protein A, with the protein MDGSPVILVLVIVLAVYGLAYLFYGRRILEKKVVGASPDRMTPAFEKFDGIDYVPANKYVLYGHHFASIAGAGPITGPALAMVWGWGLPFIWVLFGNIFIGAVHDYLAIMASVRHGGVSIMSISENVMGRKAKYIFLAYVWFALVLVLAAFFSVASSTFVGTPTAATITVLFMPIALVFGLLVYRTGVSVKTGTAIALILLVVAFFYSLNTPLYLTYEAWVVVISLYAIVAAALPVWYLLQPRDYINAYLLWVFVGLAIIGAFIIPDLTFTGPIYTGFAAPGTVIGAIAGTAAGKANIAYFWPTVPLVIACGALSGFHSVVGSGTTSKQLSNELDAMLVGYGGMLTEGALSSLAVITPIALAWNFASLASATGLPVSSALLKAGINTTTVPVITGLAGTDRFLVGYGLEQAVAWSRIFGPGVFESAFLTFRTFAAWALSGFVMTTLDTSNRLARFAWRELFDWLKPKSESAYKALTNRWVASIIPVVFGAIMAYPKIEVFIPELNRVTTVYAYSIIWPAFAGTNQLLAALALLTATLWAYAIQKVRGGTSLLLMIPALFLWVTVTVGLIWWLYAVVPGLPPLYQAGAGTIVAVSVVLDFLLIGLFVSGLRRAK; encoded by the coding sequence GTGGACGGCTCACCGGTCATATTGGTTTTGGTTATTGTGTTGGCGGTGTATGGCCTAGCGTATTTGTTCTATGGGAGGAGAATACTTGAGAAGAAGGTTGTGGGGGCCAGCCCGGATAGGATGACGCCAGCCTTCGAGAAGTTTGACGGGATTGACTACGTGCCAGCTAATAAGTATGTGCTCTACGGCCATCACTTCGCCTCAATAGCTGGGGCAGGACCTATAACGGGCCCGGCTTTAGCCATGGTGTGGGGGTGGGGCCTTCCTTTCATATGGGTTCTGTTCGGAAACATATTCATAGGCGCGGTCCATGACTACCTCGCCATTATGGCTAGCGTGAGACACGGCGGCGTGTCCATAATGAGCATAAGTGAGAACGTGATGGGGAGGAAGGCTAAGTACATATTCCTCGCGTACGTCTGGTTCGCCCTAGTGCTGGTTTTGGCGGCGTTCTTCAGTGTGGCTTCCTCAACCTTTGTGGGCACCCCTACAGCGGCGACGATCACCGTTCTCTTCATGCCGATAGCGCTGGTCTTCGGGCTACTGGTCTACAGGACCGGGGTGAGCGTTAAGACTGGGACGGCGATAGCGTTGATACTCCTGGTTGTAGCGTTCTTCTACTCACTGAACACCCCGCTCTACCTAACCTATGAGGCGTGGGTGGTCGTCATCTCACTCTATGCTATAGTGGCTGCAGCCCTGCCTGTCTGGTACCTTCTGCAGCCTAGGGACTACATAAACGCGTACCTATTGTGGGTCTTCGTGGGTCTTGCGATCATAGGTGCGTTCATAATACCGGATCTAACTTTCACAGGCCCCATATACACAGGCTTCGCAGCCCCCGGCACTGTAATAGGGGCGATAGCGGGCACTGCAGCCGGCAAGGCAAACATAGCTTACTTCTGGCCCACAGTTCCGTTGGTTATCGCTTGCGGGGCCCTCTCAGGATTCCACTCGGTAGTTGGGTCCGGCACGACCTCTAAGCAGTTGTCGAACGAACTGGACGCGATGCTTGTAGGGTACGGAGGCATGTTGACGGAGGGGGCACTCTCATCCCTCGCGGTGATCACGCCGATCGCGCTCGCGTGGAACTTCGCATCACTGGCCTCCGCGACCGGTCTCCCTGTATCTAGCGCGCTTCTGAAGGCAGGCATAAACACTACGACAGTCCCAGTCATCACAGGACTTGCTGGAACGGATAGATTCCTGGTCGGCTACGGCTTGGAGCAGGCAGTGGCTTGGTCAAGGATCTTCGGCCCCGGAGTGTTTGAGAGCGCGTTCCTGACGTTCAGGACTTTCGCTGCGTGGGCACTCTCAGGATTTGTGATGACCACTCTGGACACGAGCAACAGGTTGGCCAGGTTCGCTTGGAGAGAGCTCTTCGATTGGCTCAAGCCTAAGAGCGAGTCAGCTTATAAGGCGTTAACAAATAGATGGGTTGCTTCAATAATACCGGTGGTCTTCGGCGCGATCATGGCCTACCCCAAGATAGAGGTCTTCATACCAGAGCTTAACAGGGTCACGACCGTCTACGCGTACTCGATCATATGGCCCGCGTTCGCAGGCACTAACCAGTTGCTCGCCGCCCTTGCCCTACTCACTGCCACGCTGTGGGCCTACGCAATACAGAAGGTTAGAGGGGGTACCTCACTGCTTTTAATGATCCCGGCACTCTTCCTGTGGGTGACTGTCACAGTCGGCCTCATATGGTGGCTCTACGCAGTGGTTCCCGGCCTACCGCCACTCTACCAAGCTGGTGCAGGAACGATTGTGGCTGTGTCGGTAGTGCTTGACTTCCTGCTGATAGGGCTGTTCGTGAGCGGGTTAAGAAGGGCTAAATAA